The genome window TGTGCTTAGTTTAGCGTAAATAACCCATAACTTTGATTTCGGTGTCTTATAATGTTAAAATATTTGTATAATTGCCTATAAAGGCAAACACAATTCCGTTGGGTTAAACGGCGTAGGGAACTCCCGCCCAAGGGAAAACCTGTCCCGACTGGTCGGGAGAGGTTGAGGAATTGGGCAGTGATAAACCCGCGCTGGCTGTTTAACAAACAGCATTTCCCAGCGGCTACGCACTTTTACACATCAAGGAGGTATCTATGCAGTCAAAGTAACACCGCTTGCTGATTTCCCAGCAGGCATTCTCCTCCACAATAATGTGGAGTGTAATTCCCTTTGAGTTGGAAAAAAGGAGACAGGAAATGGAACTGCGAGCCTGTATCTCAGTTTACATTGGTCGTGTAAGCTTGGAGCTTTTCAAGTCCTATCGACCGTAATACAATGCAGGAACTTTCGCAGGTTGCAAGGAAAATTAGCAATTTCCTTGCATGTCCTGTAGAAATCCCACCAAAAGCGCTGGGGTCATGGCGACCTATTTCTGAGCTAGAATACAACTCTCTTGCTGCGTTTGACTCTTTGGCCCTTGGTATGACAGTAGCGCGGCTCACTGCTGGGTTTCCCGAGTCGGTAATGCATGCGTGGCTTGTCAAGGCAGCAGCAAAGGCAAGCGGCGACACTGTTACACACTGGCATGATGAGCGGCAAGCCAAGATTCGAAACACAACTAGGGAAGGTACTTTCCAAAAGGCTTTGGTACTTTCCTACGATCGTGCGAAGAGCCTCGTAATCATCGAGATTCAGAAGCACTAGTTCCCCCGCATCAGCGGGGTGTATTCCACCCGGAAGGGTGAGTAGGCGCGCAAGCGCCATTCCCCTCGCAAGAGGGAGGAGGGTATAATTCAGAATGTGCACAAGCACTAGCGCTCGCAACTCCGCAGACGCAAGGAAGATGGTTGGTGGGAGCACAGTTGAACGCAAGATTGATGGCCCGATACCCGAGGCCGTCATTCTTCCTGCTGAAAAACCCGGCCAAAAAGTTCTGGTCGTGTGTGATGATGGGCGGAACCGCTGGTTCTGGCCGAATCAGCTTCCGGAAGTCTTGCGCGCTGCAGCATTCAAAGCCTCATAATATACACAACATCAACAGCAAGGAGGGATATACTCTCATGCCACTTTGAATTAACTCTAACCCCTCTAAGGTTTCGGTAAATAGGCTAAAGCCCTGTCAAATAAAAGAGCAGGGGAGAGGGGGCGCAACACTAATGCGCAAAACCGAAACACTCGTCCACGCTTGGCGTGGAGGTTGGAGCAAGAGTCTGGTCAACTCTTGTTGAGGCTGGTTTTAACCAGGGGAAAAGCGGGCGTTACGCCCAGCTTGCTTTTCTAACCAACAACCAAACTGCGGAAGCGGACTCACTGCACAGGTTCCCTGTGTACAGTCCCTCCGCGGTTTTTTCTTTGTCTTCTACTCAAACTTAAATTAGTACAAAAGTATAGAACCCTAGTTAAGCTGATGATATAATTATTGGTCGACCCATTCGACAAGCTCAGGGTCGGCTTCAAGCAAGTTTATCCGACAAAACTACAAATAACCAAAATGTCAACACAGAAATTTAAGCTACACTCAACATATCAGCCAACAGGAGATCAACCCCAAGCCATTGAAAAATTAAGTGCTGGGGTGGAGGAGGGGATGGAGCATCAAGTACTTTTAGGGCTAACTGGTAGTGGTAAAACTTTTACCATGGCCAATGTAATTGAGGAAGTGCAAAAGCCAACTTTAATTATTTCCCATAATAAAACGCTCGCAGCTCAACTTTATCAGGAGTTCCGGGAGTTTTTTCCAGAAAATTCAGTAAACTATTTTGTTTCTTATTACGACTATTACCAACCGGAGGCTTACGTGCCGCAAAGAGATCTTTATATCGAAAAAGAAGCAGAAATTAACGAAGAAATTGAAAAATTACGCCACTCCGTAACCCAGGCACTAATGTCTCGTAAAGACGTTATTGTAGTGGCTTCTGTCTCTTGTATTTATGGTTTAGGTAGACCACAAGACTATGCCGAGGGAAATTTCAAATTCCAAATTTCAAATACCAAAAGGGAGAAAGCATTGCGGGGACTGATTAGATTACTTTACAAGAGAAACGACTGGGATTTTAAGCGTGGTTGTTTTCGAGTGCGCGGGGATACAATTGAGGTCTACCCACCCTACGGAGAGCGTGTCCTACGACTAGGTTTTCTGGGACAAAAGCTTTCGGAAATAAAGTGGCTTGAACCCCAAACAAGCAGAACTTTAGAAAGCTTGGAAGAGATAACTTTATATCCGGCAGAACACTTTATTACGCCAGAAAAAAGACTGAAAAAATCCATTGAACTTATCCAGAGTGAGCTTGAACAACAAGTTAAAAAGCTAAAAGATGAAGGAAAAGACCTCGAAGCTCAAAGGCTCAAGCAAAGAACAAACTATGATCTCGAACTTATGGAAGAACTTGGGTTTTGTCCGGGTATTGAAAATTACTCCCGTTACCTTTCGGGAAGGGAAGAGGGCGAGGCGCCCTATACGTTGTTGGATTATTTTACAAGAAATACGATGGCTCTGGGCAAGGATATGTGGTCCGCCGATTCCGACCTGGCGCATTCCCCAGCCCCTAGGGCTGCGGTCAAAGAAGCCCCAGGGGCTTCTCCTGCGCCAGGGACTTGGTTGTGTATCATTGACGAGTCTCACATGACAATTCCACAAATTAGAGGGATGTATAATGGCGACCGGGCTAGAAAAGAAACACTAGTCGAGCACGGATTCCGCCTACCATCAGCATTAGACAATAGACCGTTAAAATTCAATGAATTTCAAGAAAAAGTTCAGCAAACTATTTACACTTCGGCAACACCGTCTCAGTGGGAAATTAGGCAGGCTCAAGAGGCTGCCAATAATCAATCCCCAGCTCCTGGGGCTGCAGCCAAAGAAGCCCCAGGGGCTTCTCCTGCGACACATAATAAAACCCACAGCGGTGTAGTGGAACAGTTAATTCGACCTACCGGTCTTTTGGACCCGGAAATAGAAGTAAGGTCCACAAAAAATCAAATTGAGGACTTGGTTAGAGAAATAATTAAATGCAAGAAAAAAGGAGAAAGAGTTTTGGTTACTACTCTTACTAAAAGAATGGCTGAGGACCTCGCGGATTATTTGAATGACCCGGATAGAGTACAAGAACTTCTTGTGGAGGAGCCGCATTCCCCAGCCCCTGGAGCTGCGGCCAAAGAAGCCCCAGGGGCTTCTCCTGCGGCTCCCATAAAAACCCATTACCTTCACAGCGAGGTAGAAACTTTAGAAAGAAGTGATATTTTGGTAGATTTACGGAGGGGTAAGTACGACGTGGTGGTTGGAATAAACTTATTACGGGAGGGTCTCGACCTGCCTGAAGTCTCCCTAGTGGCGATTTTAGATGCAGATAAGGAAGGCTTTCTAAGAAGTGATACATCACTTATTCAAACGATGGGCAGGGCTGCTCGTCACGAAAAAGGCAAAGCAATTCTATATGCAGACAAAATAACCGGTTCTATGAACAGGGCAATTGAAGAAATTGAAAGACGACGCAATGTTCAAAAAGAATACAACGAGAAGCACAATATAACTCCCGAAACAATCCAAAAACCAATTCGCGACAGAGTAATTGCCCGTCTCAAAGACGGAGAGGGTGATGCAGAATCTGATGCATGGAGGGAAATGCCACCCCATGAATTAGAAGGCAAAATCTGGGAGTGGGAAAAAGAAATGCGCGAAGCTGCAGACGAATTAAATTTTGAAAAAGCAGCAGAACTTCGTGATAAAATTCGTGAGGCGCAAAGGAATCTATAACGGAAAATTGAAAATAATTTTATAGTAATAAGTTTTTTCTTTATACAACCGTTAAGTGTAGTTAAGCATAGTTAAGTGTCGTAAAGTGTTGTTTTAAGAAATTGACAATACTTATCTATACTTTACTACCCTTTACAATATTTAACGACTGAAAAATAAGTCAAGTTATGAAAGAAATCAAGGTGCGGGGTGCCCGCAAACACAATCTTAAAAATATCGATGTAGATATTCCTAAGAATCAGCTGGTAGTTTTTACCGGTGTTTCTGGGAGTGGTAAATCCAGTCTAGCTTTGGACACTATTTATGCAGAAGGGCAACGGCGCTATGTGGAATCCTTATCTTCGTATGCTCGACAGTTCCTTGGTGTTCAAGCTAATCCAGAAGTTGAATCTATCCAAGGATTGTCTCCTTCTATTGCGATCAGCCAAAAGAAACCTTTTCACAATCCTAGATCCACGGTAGGAACTATTACTGAAATTTATGATTTTCTTAGACTTCTCTATTCTCGAATTGGACATCCGCATTGCCCGCAATGCGGCAAAGAGGTTATGCGTCAGAGTGTAGATGAGATTGTAGATGCTGTGTACCAAGAGCTTGTCCAAAATGAAACTAATAATTCAAAAAAAGGAATGCGAGTCTTGGTTCTTGCTCCTTTAGTAAAAGACCGGAAAGGGGAATATTCTAGCCTTTTTGAAAATCTCAAAAAGCAAGGTTTTTCTCGCGCGCGTGTGGATGGCGAAGTGCGCAATCTGGATGAAGACTTTGTTCTTATTAAAACTAATCGACACAGTATCGAAGCAGTTGTAGACCGCCTAGTGTTAGAAAACTTGTCCCGTTCTTCTGGAAAGGATAGGGCTTCTTCACAGGCATCTCGCTTGACAGATGCCATTTCTCAAGCGCTTAATTTAGCCGGGGGTGAGGTAATTGTTTTTAAGGTATTGGATAAGACTTTTGACTTCCCGGAAAAACCAAAAGAAATGGAAGACCATCTTTTTTCTGAACTATTTGCTTGTCCTAACTGCAATATAAATCTCCAAGAACTTGAACCACGAAGCTTTTCCTTTAATTCTCCCCACGGAGCTTGTCCAGAATGTGAGGGATTGGGAACCAAACTTAAAGTAGATAAAAAACAAATTCTTAACCCGCGTTTGAGTATTGATGAGGGCGGTATATTACCTTTATCCCAACTGACAATTAAAAACACGTGGTACCAGAAACATCTTGCTTCTGTAGGAAGAGAGCATGGATTCAATCTTGATCAACCACTAGGTACTCTAACCTCAAAACAAAAAGAGGTACTAATTGAGGGTACAGGGAATCAAGAGTATTTGGTAAGAGGTCGGAATCGCAAAGGAGAAAAAACCAGTTTCACAGAAACCTTTCCCGGTCTAATTAAAAAGATTGAAGAAAGACACGAAGAAACCAATTCTTCCCGAATAAGGAATCACTTAGAAAAATATATGTTCCAAGAGACATGCCCCAGATGCAATGGTACTAGGCTAAAAAAAGAATCTCGTTCTGTAACTATTGGGGGTAAGAACATTGCAGAACTCACTGCAGATAGTATTAAAAATAGCTTAAATTGGATAGAAAACCTCAGCAAGAATATAAGCGAAAGGGAAAAGACAATTTCTAAACCCATTACCAGAGAAATCCTTTCTCGTCTCAAGTTTTTAAATTCGGTGGGATTATCTTACCTTACATTAGACCGCGCAGCTTCAACTCTTTCTGGCGGAGAAGCCCAAAGAATACGGCTTGCATCCCAAATTGGCTCAGGGCTTTCTGGAGTTGTTTATGTTTTAGATGAGCCATCTGTAGGACTACATAATAGAGATATGAAAAAGTTAGTCTCAACTCTTAAAGGTTTACGGGACTTGGATAATACAGTTGTTGTTGTGGAACATGATCCACTTACTATAAGAAAGGCTGATTACGTAATTGATTTTGGACCGGGTGGGGGTAAATGGGGCGGAAAAGTAGTTGCCAAGGGTTCCCCGAAGGATATAGAAAGCAGCAAAAATTCTATTACCGGTGATTACCTAACGGGTAAAAAGAAAGTTACGGCGCCAAAATTACAAATGTCAAATTCCAAATTACAAAAGCAGAAAGATAACCCAAAAGACAAAAAGTTGACTGTTGTTGGGGCAAGGGAGCACAATCTCAAAAATATTGATGTTGAAATTCCTTTAGGTAAATTTGTTTGTGTTACTGGTGTTTCTGGCAGCGGTAAGTCTACCCTTGTTCAAGAAACATTGCATCGTTCCCTTAGACGGGAGCTTAACCTAAAAATAGAACAACCACCCGGAGAACATGACGGACTTTTAGGTACAGAATTAATTGATAAAGTCTATGAAATTGATCAATCGCCGATTGGTCAATCACCGCGCTCTAACCCCGCAACTTATACAAAAGCTTTTGATTACATAAGGAAAGCTTTTGCAAGGACGAAAGAGGCTAGGTTGCGTGGTTTTGACAAAGGATATTTTTCTTTCAATACAAAAGGTGGCCGCTGTGAGACATGCGAAGGACAAGGAGAAGAAAAGATTGAAATGCAATTCTTACCTGATGTATATGTAACTTGTGAAGTTTGTAACGGAGCAAGATATAGTCGGGAGGTTTTGGAAATTAAGTACCGAGGGAAAACAATAAAAGATATTTTAGAAATGACTGTGGGAGAAGCTTTGATTTTCTTTGACCGTATTGACCCCCTAGTTAGACGGTTAAAAACCTTAAGCGATGTGGGTTTGGATTACATTCAGCTTGGGCAACCAGCTCCAACTCTCTCGGGAGGAGAAGCACAAAGAGTAAAAATTGCCAAAGAATTATCTAAAAAACCAAGAGGCCACACTTTCTATATTTTAGACGAACCTACCATTGGACTACATCCCGATGACTTAAATAAATTGCTGGTTGTTTTGCACCGTTTAGTAGCTAGGGGAAATACTGTTCTAGTTATTGAACACAACTTAGATCTTATTAAAAATTCAGACTGGATTATTGATCTTGGTCCAGAAGGAGGTGAGGGTGGCGGCGAAGTAATATTTGCAGGTACTTCCGAAAAAATTCTCGACCACAAAACCTCTTATACCGCTCGAGCTCTAAGAAATTATAAATAGGGAAAGGTCCCAAGTGTACCTTTCCCTACAATGTTATCGAACTCACATCGGACCTAAGGTAATTCTAGGTCAGGCGTGGTGAACAGCTCTGTGTTTTCTTTCCTAGCACGTGCCGAAAGGATAAGTAAAGACCGAATTAACAGCCCAATAATTCTCTCGGGAGCCATCATCCGGTACTCCAGTTCCTCTTTCAAACAATCAAAGCACTCCGAATCTGTTAACGAAAGTACAATATCTGCTTCCGCTTCTGTCGCTTGAAGATTAACTTCTTGAGTCTCAAGCGTAACTACACCAAGAAACCAACCATCTATATCCTTAAAACCCACTTTCATTTCTGTACCTCCTCATCTTTTTGCTCACAAGGCTAATTAACCTTAAATACCGTGGTTTCAACACCAACCTAAAAAATAACAATCACACTATAACACTCCAATCCTCCCCTGACAAACCAAACGAAAATATTTAACTACGATCGCGCTACATAAGATAAGTAGGTTGGCGTATATAAGACGCAACACGCAGTACGTAACATATTACCTAATATATATTACATACAACAATACGATAGGTAACATACAATATACAGTGCACTGTATATTGTATATTGTATATTGTATATTGTATATCGTACACTGTATACTAGAATTTAAAGATATAAAGATCTGATAAACGCTGTAGGGAGGATGTTTTTGTGAGAGATGATAAAATAGGTACGTGGAAAATGAATTGCAAGAAAAAATCAAGAGCCTTCCAAAAACTCCTGGAGTCTATCTTTTTCGAGATAAAACTGGAAAGGCTCTTTATGTGGGCAAGGCTGTTGATCTAAGAAATAGAGTTCAATCCTATTTCCAAGAAAGTGCAAAATTAGGTTCCAAAACCCAACTCATGGTTAGTCAAATTGGAAAAATTGAGCACTTTGAAACCGAGTCAGAGTTTACAGCCTTACTTCTAGAAGCAGACTTAATAAAACATTTAAAGCCTAAATACAATCAACGCTTCAAAGACGATAAATCTTATCCCTTAATTGAAATAACAAAAGAAAAATACCCTCGGGTTCGAATTACAAGAAAGAAAAGGGAAAACGCTGAGTATTTTGGACCGTATCCCCATGGAAATATTCGTAAAGTGCTAAAACTTCTCCGAAAACCTTTTCCATTTCGGGACTGTAGCAATAGAAAATTCACGCGTTATAAAAAAAGAGGTAGGGGTTGCCTTTTTGCAGATATGGATCTTTGCTCTGCTCCCTGTGCAGAAGAGATGATCACAGAAGAAGAATACAGAAATTCACTGACGAGCTTAAAAAATTTCTTAAGAGGGAAAGGGAACAGTGTTATTAGAAATTTGGAAAAGGAAATGAAAAAGCTTTCCAGAGAAAAAAATTTCAAAGAGGCTGCAAAAGTTCGGGATCAGTTAGATAATTTAAGGTATATCCGCTGTGGTTTCCGCACTGCAACCACAGAAGAATTAGATATAAATTTAACAGAAGACAGGCAAAGAAACGAAATGAAAAGCCTAAAATCAGCCTTAGGCATGGAAAACTTACCCCAAAGAATTGAGGCTTACGATATTTCTAACATTCAAGGTAAACAAGCAACAGGCTCCATGGTTGTTTTTGAAAATGCTCGTCCCAAAAAAAGTCATTACCGCAAATTTAAAATCCGTTCAAGAGAAGAACCCGATGATGTGGGCATGATGCAAGAAGTGCTAGAAAGACGGTTTTCACGGATCAATAACAGAAAAAAGGCAAAAGATAAATCTTTTCAATCTGTACCTGATTTAATTTTGATTGATGGAGGAAAAGGTCAACTAAACGCAGCTTTAGAAGTTTTAGAACATAAAGAATTAAATATACCTGCTGCATCAATAGCTAAAAAAGAAGAAGAAGTCTACTTTAGTGGGGATTTATCTTTTGATAACAAGTGTGGATCTTTTATTATTGAGGGTCCTATTACTTTGTCCAGAAACTCTCCCGCTCTTAAATTGCTCCAGAGAGTTCGAGACGAGTCTCATCGGTTTGCACTTGCTTATCATCGTAAACTTCGTTCCAAAAACCTATAAAAACAAGCGGCCCCTGCCACATTTGAAATGTAAACAGGGGCCTGTACAAGGCTAATCAATACATGATTACAATGAGCATAATTAACGTGGCGATAACCGCCAGCGTTAATATATAAAGCCCATACCCGCCATTATTCACAAACGCTGTCAACCTATCATTCCTTGTTTCAGGATAGATCCAAATATTATCTTCTCGTGCCTCCACATTTGGGTTGCCAAGGGAAAAACACCGTTCTTCCCTCACGCGAAGTCTTCCGTTAACAATTTCTGGTACTGAACCGGCAACATAGGTACCCAGGGTACTAAAGTCCACAAGAACCCACCCCCTCAAACTAGTGTTTGCTAACCAACAGTGGATACGACTAACGTGTCCCTGTTCCCACGGAATACATACATCACAGTTTGGTTGCCGGCCTACCCAACTAGATTGGTACAAACGCGCACTTCGAATTTCTCCAGTGCTGTCGAAATACTTCACGAGAATTGTCACGTCCCGGAGAAGAATACTGAAACCCAATCTAATTAGATTCCACAAACGCTTTAACATGTTCTTAACCTCCCTGAAACTGTAATGTCTTGCCTAAACGTATAAGTATTATACTAGGTACCCTATAAATTATCAACTCGTGAGTCCGCATTACATGCTAACTCGTAGGCTCTATGTTAAACTAAACTTACCTTGCTAAAAGTACAAAAAAAGAAAAACTTGGTTAATTCTCTAAACTCTATTGCTAAAAATAACAATGTTTACCTAATTACCCGCTGGCAAGAGAAAAGAGTAAAACGAGTAACAGCTGTCGATGATACTATTGAAAATGTGTCAACTGGAAGATCATCTGGGGTCGGCTTTCATCTTTTTAATCAAGCGGGGCGTTCTGTTCTTACAGCCACAGATAATACTGAGGATGAAAAGAAATTAATAGAAACCTTATCGCAAGGAATAAAATCTCTAAAAAAACTTGGGAAAAAGGCAACTCCAAACAAGGAGATTTTTCTTTTAGAACCAAAACAAGACACCATTAATCTTACAAAAGGATTTGACTTTAACTTCCTAACTGTTTCCCAAATTGAAAAAAAACTCTTGGACCTTAATAAGAAAACAAAAGAGTTGGGCAAAAATCCTGGAGTAGGGGAGAGCTTAAGAATTACCACCAGTTTTAATATTGCCCAAGAAGGTTGGAAAATAACTCGTTCTGATGGAACAAATGTAGAGTGGGAAATTCCACGTGCCTACTTAGGTATGCATATTACCTACCAAGAAGGAAAGAAAAAAGTTAATGACTCCGTTATCAAATCTAGCCCCGGGTGGGGCGTTTTAACAGAACCCAAGTTAGAAAATAATCTACTAGAAGAAGCTTATTTTGTTATAAACATGCTTAAGAAGTCAGCAAAACATCCTGAATATGAGTCTGGAAATTATAACTTACTAATTGATGCCGCTTTAGGCGGTCTTTTAGCACACGAGGCTTTTGGTCACTGCGCAGAGTCGGATACTATTTACGAAGACGGCTCTGTACTTTCTAAAAGAGGAAAGCTGGAAAAAGGAAAAAAAGTGGCAAACCCTACCCTCTCTATAGTCGATGAAACAAAGGAAAAAACCTGGAGCTTCCAACCTTACAGCGCTTTTGGAGTGCCTCGCGGAAAAATAGACATTATAAAAAACGGTTGTGTAAAAGAATCGCTCGGAGATGTATTTACTGGAAAGGATATTGGAGACAAGATACGAGGAGCAGCAAGAGTTGAATCATATTCAAGCACGCCTCTTCCCAGAATGAGTCGAACTTTTATCTCTGTCAAAAATCCCAAATCATCTCCTGGCTATTTAGCAGATCCAAAACAAATACAAAAAATGCTAAAGGACAACGGTCTACTCGAAGAAAAAATCCTTGTTCTAAGGGGATCTCGCGGTGGGGGACAAGTAGATACCCAAGCGGGAACATTTATGTTTGGGTTCTCTTACCTGTATGAAATAACACCAACATCTATAAATATCTTTCGTGGCTCCTCTTTCAGTGGTAAAACCTTAGAAGCCTTAAAGTCAATTACGGAAGGTTTTGGTCCAATAAAAACAGATTTCCCAGGAATGTGCGGAAGAGGACAACGTGTAACCAGTTTAATTGGTTCCAACGAATTCATTTATTTAGAAAAGTCACCGTATGTAACTTTAGGAGGAACATAAAAGTTAGCTAAAAATGAAAGACTTTACGGAAAGATTTCTAAAGAAGATTGAAAACAAAAAAAGGACTGGAAGATTGAAGCAGTTTCGAGTCTCATTTAAACAGAGAAAAATTATCAGCGCAGGTGCTACACAAAAAGAATTTATGGGAAAATACAAACCAGTCAATTTTAAATCTAATCTTTCGGGATCCTACCTATTTCAATGGAAAGATGGAAAGTTAAGCAAAGGTAATATTCACCGTCAAGCACTTGCCAACTTTGACCAATTTCTGGCTAATGCCAGACAAACAGCTTTTGAAGACCCATTTAGCGACAATTTTCCAAACAAAAAGAAACACCCCAAAGTAAAAGTCAGTTCCCAACAGATAGTTGATTTAGGCAAAAATTCCACACCCTACATTACAAAATGGCTAAAGAAACTCCGAGAATGGCAAGATGTTAGTAATCCCCACGGTACTCAATATATGTCGGCAGGTTTGGGCATTTCCGACTATAGATTAGTAAGCTCAGCTGGTTTTGATCTTTCATCGCAAGCTACATCCTGCCGCATATCATCTTATTACGATGGAAAGGCATTTTTCAGTCACAGATCCCATAATTTATTAGCTATAGGAAAAGTCCAAGAGAAAAAAGAACGGACCGAAAAAATACTAAAGATCTTAAAAGTGTCAGGGCAGGAAAGACCACACAATGGTAAATGGCAAGTTATTTTCCACCCATCTATTTTCCGCAATCTTTTTTTTAGTTTTTTAGTTTCAAATCTTACTGGAAGCAGAATAATAAATGGTCAATCAAAATTTGGACTAAAGGACTTTCAAAATCATGAAAAAATTTTGCGCAATGACATTTCTGTTATCTGCAACCCAACAAAAGACGGGGCTCTCGACTCCTACAACTTTACAGGAGAAGGTGTACTTAGCAAAAAGACAATATTCATTAAGAATGGAAAATTGCTAACTCCCATTCTTTCTGTCAAATATGCGCGAAAAGCAGGATTGGAACCTACAGCACAAATCCATCCCCCTATGGACACTACCAAAATTACAACCAGCAATAACCTGAACTTTGATAAATTTCTACAAAAACAAGAACAAGCTCTGTTGGTTTATAAAGCACTTGGCAGACATACTCAAGACAGCATAACTGGAAGCTACTCATTACCCTGTCCTTATGTAATTTTAATCCGTAATGGTAAAATGATAGGTAATGTTCCTTGTATAATTACAAGCAACTTCTTCAATGACATAAACAAATCTGCAACTGCGATATTGGACCATCCTACTGAATACTCACCAGCACTGGCTACCACCGCTAATGTTGTCTTTACAACCTAAAAACAGATAAACACCATAAAAACAAGGATATCTAGAGGCAGCCTCTAGATAAACCTGTAATAAAAGGAAATAAAGCTGATGTGTTTCTGGATATGTATATACTGGGCAGTGTGATAAACTTACCTTAAGATGAAAAGTCCTCTGGCGGACAGAGTTCGCCCCCAAAATTTAAAAAATTTTGTGGGACAAGTGCATCTTGTAGGTGAGGGTAAAGTCATTCGTAAAGCACTTGAACACGACAAGATTTTTTCAATGGTTTTTTGGGGACCTCCCGGCTGCGGTAAAACCACTTTAGCTAGAATCATTGCCAATGAAACAGAATCTCATTTTGTGTCCCTTCCTGCTGTAACCTCAGGAGTAGCTGATATTCGTAGGGTAGTAAAAGAGGCTAAAGAAAGAGAACTGGCTTATAAACAAGACACAATTCTTTTTATTGACGAAATCCATCGTTTTAACAAAAATCAACAAGATGCTCTTCTTCCATATGTAGAGGACGGTACTGTAATTTTTATCGGTGCAACTACTGAAAACCCCTCCTTCGAGGTCATTGGACCACTTCTTTCCCGTTCACAAGTTTTTACTCTAAACCGCCTTGAACCAGAGGAACTGAAGCAAATTGCACAGAGGGCTTTAAAGGATAAAGAGAGGGGTTTGGGGAAATATAATATTGAATTTGAAGAAGGTGCTTTGGATTTTCTTATCGCCTCTGCAAATGGCGACAGTCGTACAGTGCTCAACACTTTAGAAATTGCAGCCAACCTTCAAAGCGAAAATAATACCCCACCGCATTCCCAAGCCCCAGGGGCTTATGCGGACCTGCCTGCCGGCAAGGCAGGTCTAGCCCCTGGGGCTTTTTCTGCGGCAGGAACACTAAAAATAACGAAAAACCTCCTCGAAAACATTCTCCAACGCTCCTCCTTAAAATAC of Patescibacteria group bacterium contains these proteins:
- a CDS encoding excinuclease ABC subunit UvrB — translated: MSTQKFKLHSTYQPTGDQPQAIEKLSAGVEEGMEHQVLLGLTGSGKTFTMANVIEEVQKPTLIISHNKTLAAQLYQEFREFFPENSVNYFVSYYDYYQPEAYVPQRDLYIEKEAEINEEIEKLRHSVTQALMSRKDVIVVASVSCIYGLGRPQDYAEGNFKFQISNTKREKALRGLIRLLYKRNDWDFKRGCFRVRGDTIEVYPPYGERVLRLGFLGQKLSEIKWLEPQTSRTLESLEEITLYPAEHFITPEKRLKKSIELIQSELEQQVKKLKDEGKDLEAQRLKQRTNYDLELMEELGFCPGIENYSRYLSGREEGEAPYTLLDYFTRNTMALGKDMWSADSDLAHSPAPRAAVKEAPGASPAPGTWLCIIDESHMTIPQIRGMYNGDRARKETLVEHGFRLPSALDNRPLKFNEFQEKVQQTIYTSATPSQWEIRQAQEAANNQSPAPGAAAKEAPGASPATHNKTHSGVVEQLIRPTGLLDPEIEVRSTKNQIEDLVREIIKCKKKGERVLVTTLTKRMAEDLADYLNDPDRVQELLVEEPHSPAPGAAAKEAPGASPAAPIKTHYLHSEVETLERSDILVDLRRGKYDVVVGINLLREGLDLPEVSLVAILDADKEGFLRSDTSLIQTMGRAARHEKGKAILYADKITGSMNRAIEEIERRRNVQKEYNEKHNITPETIQKPIRDRVIARLKDGEGDAESDAWREMPPHELEGKIWEWEKEMREAADELNFEKAAELRDKIREAQRNL
- the uvrA gene encoding excinuclease ABC subunit UvrA is translated as MKEIKVRGARKHNLKNIDVDIPKNQLVVFTGVSGSGKSSLALDTIYAEGQRRYVESLSSYARQFLGVQANPEVESIQGLSPSIAISQKKPFHNPRSTVGTITEIYDFLRLLYSRIGHPHCPQCGKEVMRQSVDEIVDAVYQELVQNETNNSKKGMRVLVLAPLVKDRKGEYSSLFENLKKQGFSRARVDGEVRNLDEDFVLIKTNRHSIEAVVDRLVLENLSRSSGKDRASSQASRLTDAISQALNLAGGEVIVFKVLDKTFDFPEKPKEMEDHLFSELFACPNCNINLQELEPRSFSFNSPHGACPECEGLGTKLKVDKKQILNPRLSIDEGGILPLSQLTIKNTWYQKHLASVGREHGFNLDQPLGTLTSKQKEVLIEGTGNQEYLVRGRNRKGEKTSFTETFPGLIKKIEERHEETNSSRIRNHLEKYMFQETCPRCNGTRLKKESRSVTIGGKNIAELTADSIKNSLNWIENLSKNISEREKTISKPITREILSRLKFLNSVGLSYLTLDRAASTLSGGEAQRIRLASQIGSGLSGVVYVLDEPSVGLHNRDMKKLVSTLKGLRDLDNTVVVVEHDPLTIRKADYVIDFGPGGGKWGGKVVAKGSPKDIESSKNSITGDYLTGKKKVTAPKLQMSNSKLQKQKDNPKDKKLTVVGAREHNLKNIDVEIPLGKFVCVTGVSGSGKSTLVQETLHRSLRRELNLKIEQPPGEHDGLLGTELIDKVYEIDQSPIGQSPRSNPATYTKAFDYIRKAFARTKEARLRGFDKGYFSFNTKGGRCETCEGQGEEKIEMQFLPDVYVTCEVCNGARYSREVLEIKYRGKTIKDILEMTVGEALIFFDRIDPLVRRLKTLSDVGLDYIQLGQPAPTLSGGEAQRVKIAKELSKKPRGHTFYILDEPTIGLHPDDLNKLLVVLHRLVARGNTVLVIEHNLDLIKNSDWIIDLGPEGGEGGGEVIFAGTSEKILDHKTSYTARALRNYK
- a CDS encoding excinuclease ABC subunit UvrC, translating into MQEKIKSLPKTPGVYLFRDKTGKALYVGKAVDLRNRVQSYFQESAKLGSKTQLMVSQIGKIEHFETESEFTALLLEADLIKHLKPKYNQRFKDDKSYPLIEITKEKYPRVRITRKKRENAEYFGPYPHGNIRKVLKLLRKPFPFRDCSNRKFTRYKKRGRGCLFADMDLCSAPCAEEMITEEEYRNSLTSLKNFLRGKGNSVIRNLEKEMKKLSREKNFKEAAKVRDQLDNLRYIRCGFRTATTEELDINLTEDRQRNEMKSLKSALGMENLPQRIEAYDISNIQGKQATGSMVVFENARPKKSHYRKFKIRSREEPDDVGMMQEVLERRFSRINNRKKAKDKSFQSVPDLILIDGGKGQLNAALEVLEHKELNIPAASIAKKEEEVYFSGDLSFDNKCGSFIIEGPITLSRNSPALKLLQRVRDESHRFALAYHRKLRSKNL
- a CDS encoding FHA domain-containing protein is translated as MLKRLWNLIRLGFSILLRDVTILVKYFDSTGEIRSARLYQSSWVGRQPNCDVCIPWEQGHVSRIHCWLANTSLRGWVLVDFSTLGTYVAGSVPEIVNGRLRVREERCFSLGNPNVEAREDNIWIYPETRNDRLTAFVNNGGYGLYILTLAVIATLIMLIVIMY